The window CGAGAGGGACGTGTTTATGAGCTAGAAGCCGGTGGTTTCGATGCACGAGCAATTTTACATGAAATCGATCATCTAGATGGCGTACTTTTCGATTCAAAAATTCAACGCGTTTTGACAGAGGAAGAATTAGAAGCAATGTATGCTGAAGAGGAGGAATAATATGACGTCAATTATTTTTATGGGCACGCCTGAATTCTCCGCGCCAATATTACGTATGCTTCATGAAGAAGGCTATGACATCAAGGCTGTCGTTACACAACCTGACAGACCAGTTGGGCGTAAGCGTGTGCTAACGCCACCGCCAGTGAAAGTAACAGCAGTAGAGTTAGGTTTACCCGTTATTCAACCTGAAAAACTCCGTGGTTCGGAAGAATTACAGCAAATACTTGATTTACGACCAGATTTAGTTGTAACTGCAGCTTTTGGACAAATATTGCCGAAGAGCCTACTAGAAGCACCTTCACTAGGTTGCATAAACGTACATGCCTCACTTTTGCCGAAATATCGTGGTGGTGCACCAATCCATCAAGCAATTATCGATGGTGAAAAAGAAACAGGTGTCACAATTATGTATATGGTAGAAAAACTTGATGCAGGTGATATAATTTCACAAAAGGCCATTCCAATCGAAGAGGCTGACCATACAGGTGGATTTTTTGACAAGTTAAGCATTGTAGGACGAGATCTATTAAAGACTACACTTCCTTCTATTATAAATGGTACAAATACTCGTACAGTGCAAGATGAAAAACTGGTAACATTCGCAAGTAATATCTCGCGTGAACAGGAAAGAATTGATTGGACAAAGGATGCAACAACTTTATACAATCAAGTACGAGGACTTCATCCGTGGCCAGTTGCCTATACAACATTTGAAGAAGGAAGCTTTAAAATTTGGTGGGCACAGGTAGGCAAAACAAAGCACAATGAGACTCCTGGTTCAGTCGTTGCCATTTCAAAGGACAACTTCGAAGTTGCAGCTGGAAACGGGACAACACTTGCACTATATGATATACAACCAGCTGGTAAAAAACGCATGACAGCAG of the Lysinibacillus fusiformis genome contains:
- the fmt gene encoding methionyl-tRNA formyltransferase — encoded protein: MTSIIFMGTPEFSAPILRMLHEEGYDIKAVVTQPDRPVGRKRVLTPPPVKVTAVELGLPVIQPEKLRGSEELQQILDLRPDLVVTAAFGQILPKSLLEAPSLGCINVHASLLPKYRGGAPIHQAIIDGEKETGVTIMYMVEKLDAGDIISQKAIPIEEADHTGGFFDKLSIVGRDLLKTTLPSIINGTNTRTVQDEKLVTFASNISREQERIDWTKDATTLYNQVRGLHPWPVAYTTFEEGSFKIWWAQVGKTKHNETPGSVVAISKDNFEVAAGNGTTLALYDIQPAGKKRMTAEDYLRGTGSKLQIGDQFE